In a single window of the Vitis vinifera cultivar Pinot Noir 40024 chromosome 6, ASM3070453v1 genome:
- the LOC100251915 gene encoding pentatricopeptide repeat-containing protein At5g56310, with protein sequence MVHLFRPSSSHWKRAVLEPLLLQTSRAALFSTATAAAASPSYHLLSLLKQCSNLKHLHQTHCFMLSRGLDQDNILLSRFIEACSSLGFSHYSHSIFTHKTRPDIYLYNTIIKALSNPELATEAILLYNRILASDLRFDTYSLPFVLKAVVRLLAIHVGRQIHCQAIGTGLVSDIHVVTALIQMYSSCGCVSEARQLFDGVCFRDVAFWNAMVAGYAKVGDVDNARHLFERMPERNVISWTAVIAGYAQMDRPNEAITMFRRMQLEEVEPDEIAMLAALSACAHLGALELGEWIHNYIDKHGLSKIVPLNNALIDMYAKCGKIEKALEVFKNMEHKSVITWTSMIDGLALHGLGREALEMFSCMERNRIKPNEITFVAILSACCHVGLVEMGRWYFKCMGTKYGIKPKIQHYGCMIDLLGRAGFLQEAQELVRGMPFEANAPIWGSLLAAARIHGDAELGKQALQHLIKVEPHNSGNYTLLSNIYATQSKWNEAGMVRKVMRDTGVKKMPGGSCIEVNNRVHEFVAGDKLHPQSERIFEVLCKINLQSKIAMYVQKEHVEMLESNKESGYISTSICA encoded by the coding sequence ATGGTGCATTTGTTCCGACCATCCAGTAGCCATTGGAAGCGAGCCGTGCTGGAGCCTCTCCTCCTTCAAACATCTCGTGCCGCTTTATTCTCTACGGCTACTGCTGCTGCTGCATCTCCTTCCTACCACCTCCTTTCCTTGCTCAAACAGTGTTCCAACCTTAAACACTTACACCAGACTCATTGCTTCATGCTCTCTAGAGGCCTCGACCAGGATAACATCCTCCTTAGCAGATTCATTGAGGCCTGCTCCTCTTTGGGCTTCTCCCATTATAGCCACTCCATCTTCACCCACAAGACCCGACCAGATATCTATCTCTATAACACCATTATCAAGGCTCTTTCCAACCCTGAACTTGCCACAGAGGCTATTCTTCTCTACAACAGAATTCTAGCCTCCGATTTGCGATTCGACACCTACTCTTTACCCTTTGTGCTGAAGGCCGTTGTTCGTCTATTGGCAATCCATGTTGGGAGGCAGATTCACTGTCAGGCTATTGGGACTGGGCTAGTCAGTGACATTCACGTGGTGACCGCTCTCATTCAAATGTATTCGTCCTGTGGATGCGTTTCTGAGGCTCGGCAGCTGTTTGACGGAGTGTGTTTTAGAGATGTGGCATTCTGGAATGCAATGGTAGCTGGCTATGCCAAGGTGGGTGATGTTGACAATGCGCGACACTTGTTTGAGCGTATGCCTGAGAGGAATGTCATTTCTTGGACTGCTGTAATTGCAGGGTATGCTCAGATGGACAGACCCAATGAGGCAATCACAATGTTTAGGAGGATGCAACTTGAGGAAGTGGAGCCCGATGAAATTGCAATGTTGGCCGCACTCTCAGCTTGTGCTCATTTGGGTGCTCTCGAGTTGGGGGAGTGGATCCATAACTATATTGATAAACATGGATTGTCTAAAATTGTTCCTCTTAACAATGCCCTCATAGACATGTATGCAAAATGTGGTAAAATAGAGAAGGCCCTAGAAGTTTTCAAGAACATGGAGCATAAAAGCGTCATTACTTGGACTTCGATGATTGATGGGCTGGCTTTACATGGGCTTGGAAGAGAAGCCCTTGAAATGTTCTCTTGCATGGAAAGGAATAGGATTAAGCCAAATGAAATCACTTTTGTTGCCATCCTTTCTGCTTGTTGCCATGTTGGATTGGTAGAAATGGGCCGCTGGTATTTCAAATGCATGGGCACAAAGTATGGGATTAAACCAAAAATTCAACATTATGGCTGTATGATTGATTTACTTGGGCGTGCTGGTTTCCTCCAAGAGGCACAGGAACTAGTTAGGGGGATGCCATTTGAAGCCAATGCTCCTATATGGGGGTCCCTTCTTGCTGCTGCAAGAATCCATGGAGATGCTGAACTTGGGAAACAAGCTTTACAGCATTTGATCAAGGTGGAGCCCCATAATAGTGGAAACTATACACTTTTATCTAATATATATGCCACCCAAAGTAAGTGGAATGAAGCTGGGATGGTGAGGAAAGTGATGAGGGACACAGGTGTTAAGAAGATGCCAGGTGGGAGTTGCATTGAAGTAAATAACAGAGTTCATGAATTTGTTGCAGGTGACAAATTGCACCCTCAGTCTGAGAGGATATTTGAAGTTCTATGCAAGATAAACTTGCAGTCGAAGATAGCTATGTATGTACAAAAGGAACATGTTGAGATGCTTGAATCCAATAAGGAATCAGGATATATTTCTACTTCTATCTGTGCATGA